tggtaatcaaaatattagtaGAACAATTGCTATTGAAGTTGGATGTGCTTTTGATGTTACTGATTgggaaaatattaatgatgtTGAAGATGTTATTAAAtgtcttaaaaatattgatggTGTAAAATTAGTTAGTTATCAAGCATTAGTAGAAACGTTTGGCTTAAGATTACAAGGAACATATCAAGATTTTGGACcaaattcattttttgaaaGAAGTCTCCTAGAATTAAATGATGAATTGcctaaaatgaatattttaacagGAACTGTAAAAGAAGAACAATCTGATGGATTGAGTACAATTGAATCTACTAAAAATGGTACATCATAtgttaataaacaaaaactTCAAGTTCTTtgtcaatatatttttgtaataacacaagttgaaaattataatgatgCAATAGAAGCATGTATTAATGAATATAGTTCTGATTTATATCGAGCAAAACACATAATAgatgatataaatttttttcttcctcATTTAAGAGATGCCAGAATTGCTACAAAAATGTTATCAAAAgcatatttatatcaatttaattattctGTTCCATATCAAGTAATTGactttaaaaatgaaaaaacgATTCGACCTAATGATTCTCCAAGACATTCTGATGAACTTGTTTATCTCTTAGGTCTTCATATGGGTATATTTGGTGATAAAGAAAGAATAAtagcaaaaaaattttcacaaattattgttgattttattaataatggtGATCCAAATTCtaaagatattaaatttgATTCATTTAATCCATcattaaacaattattttgtgatagattttgatgaaaattatacaatGCCTGGAAtggaaaataattatcatagTAGAGCAGATGACTTTtggaataataaaataccaAAAATTCAAGGTAAATCAATGCCAATATTACttgaaaaatcttttattgaAATGACACCATTAATTAATGAATTAGAAGACGGTATAATTTATCCACAAGTATCATATCCATTaacttattataaaaattcaactccaccaaaaaaattaaaagataaacaaTTAGCACATACTTTACTTCCATTAATATTAACAACTATTAATCCATTAAGAGAAGATCAATCTGAATCCCTTGGGACAGTTGCTACAATATCCATGATAATTTTTGGTACTCTAATAACTGTTTTAATAGTATCATGTATCAtgaaatgtttaaaatatttggaaagaagaaaatacgatagatttttgtaaaataaaaatgtatacatttaaaaatatatttaaacatctattattattttaatattaaaaaaattaacattagaaataacatctaaaaaatagtattaataaaaagaaaaaataagatgaaattagttgtttaaaaaatgacCAACTGGTTACCCTATCTGcccataaaaatattaattttataacaattgaAGTGTTTctattattactttaaataaactttattattatatttatgtatacttattttaataaagataaaaattgttagGAGAACGATAACCAAAACAATATTGTTACACTTTGAAGAAAGTTTGACTCAATGACAAAGAGGTGGTATGATATGAAGAGAATAACATTGAACAAAAAATTGGAAGGTATTCAGATGAAAGTTTATGGTAatctaaatttattatgGTTAGAGCAGAAGACTGATATGGTTAGATATGGTATAAACTAAGATAACTAAACATTAATCTCAACTTAAGAATGTTAGATATTGacatttttagataaaaaaaatctccattaatttaaaaaaaaacaattatttaaatgatgGTAACCTGGATGTTAAAATTGAAtaagaaaacttttttttatgaaaaatacaattaacattttataattgttatatGTAAAGTATTTATGTTAA
This Strongyloides ratti genome assembly S_ratti_ED321, chromosome : 2 DNA region includes the following protein-coding sequences:
- a CDS encoding Carboxylesterase, type B domain-containing protein, which produces MFTIETKFKKFFFNIFLLLFIIIKIEGKNYTIESDNILSNFLKVRKITNGLVLGRKCIPTDENVEGYVFLGIPYAKPPIGQLRFQLPEDPDNWDTIFNAQNYGNACLWNSTITNQKLNYTKMDEDCLQINVFTNKYCLINSNCSVAFYIHGGAFNFDSPVILNESMIIQNFASPNRNVIFVTFQYREGLFGFSNFNHKLNLSIPSNVGMFDMIHALKWVKKEISNFGGNPNKITLTGHSSGSVAASYIYASPKARGLFNQVMLMSGTRPNLLFVDGNQNISRTIAIEVGCAFDVTDWENINDVEDVIKCLKNIDGVKLVSYQALVETFGLRLQGTYQDFGPNSFFERSLLELNDELPKMNILTGTVKEEQSDGLSTIESTKNGTSYVNKQKLQVLCQYIFVITQVENYNDAIEACINEYSSDLYRAKHIIDDINFFLPHLRDARIATKMLSKAYLYQFNYSVPYQVIDFKNEKTIRPNDSPRHSDELVYLLGLHMGIFGDKERIIAKKFSQIIVDFINNGDPNSKDIKFDSFNPSLNNYFVIDFDENYTMPGMENNYHSRADDFWNNKIPKIQGKSMPILLEKSFIEMTPLINELEDGIIYPQVSYPLTYYKNSTPPKKLKDKQLAHTLLPLILTTINPLREDQSESLGTVATISMIIFGTLITVLIVSCIMKCLKYLERRKYDRFL